A genomic window from Nocardioides jiangxiensis includes:
- a CDS encoding C40 family peptidase: MRRKITGRPLAMAAVAAVAIGGLALPAMAADPSNAPSQEQVDAARAAADAKAHTVQGVQAQLDAANARLESAQMAAEQAGEAANGAIYHLSLAQAAAAKADAAEAKAERTLKGHKAAYTDLIARTYEQQPQLQAINAMTTQERPRALLSSASTTYQVTRAMDDIERGYKEAAAAAGAAADKADKARAEAASLASQATAARDQAEATAAHAAAEATSVAQEKKKLIGELATLQHISVQLASQRQAALEEQRRAAAAAAAKAKAEAEAKAAAEAAAAKAAADKAAADKAAQEAASNGGGGSTTPPPAPSTPTPPPVSSGGLESAIAFAQAQLGEWYQWGAAGPDRWDCSGLTMMAFRQAGIYLPHFSGAQYDAGTPIPVGSARRGDLLFWTSNGRPSGIHHVAIYLGNDQVIEAPHSGAQVRIRSLEYWYPDLAVRL, translated from the coding sequence ATGCGCAGGAAGATCACAGGCCGCCCGCTGGCCATGGCCGCGGTCGCGGCAGTGGCCATCGGCGGACTCGCTCTCCCGGCCATGGCGGCTGACCCGTCCAACGCCCCCTCGCAGGAGCAGGTGGACGCCGCTCGTGCCGCCGCCGACGCCAAGGCGCACACCGTCCAGGGCGTGCAGGCGCAGCTCGACGCGGCGAACGCCCGTCTCGAGTCCGCGCAGATGGCCGCCGAGCAGGCGGGTGAGGCCGCCAACGGCGCGATCTACCACCTCTCGCTCGCGCAGGCCGCTGCGGCGAAGGCCGATGCCGCCGAGGCGAAGGCGGAGCGGACCCTCAAGGGCCACAAGGCGGCGTACACGGACCTGATCGCCCGCACGTACGAGCAGCAGCCGCAGCTCCAGGCGATCAACGCGATGACCACCCAGGAGCGCCCGCGCGCCCTGCTCTCCTCCGCCAGCACGACCTACCAGGTCACCCGCGCGATGGACGACATCGAGCGCGGCTACAAGGAGGCCGCCGCTGCGGCCGGTGCCGCCGCCGACAAGGCCGACAAGGCGCGCGCCGAGGCCGCGTCCCTGGCCAGCCAGGCGACGGCTGCCCGTGACCAGGCCGAGGCGACCGCCGCGCACGCTGCCGCCGAGGCGACCAGCGTCGCGCAGGAGAAGAAGAAGCTCATCGGCGAGCTCGCCACCCTCCAGCACATCTCGGTCCAGCTGGCCTCGCAGCGCCAGGCTGCGCTCGAGGAGCAGCGCCGTGCCGCGGCAGCCGCCGCAGCGAAGGCGAAGGCCGAGGCGGAGGCGAAGGCCGCCGCCGAGGCTGCTGCCGCGAAGGCCGCTGCCGACAAGGCTGCCGCTGACAAGGCGGCCCAGGAGGCTGCCAGCAACGGTGGCGGCGGCTCGACCACGCCGCCCCCGGCTCCGTCGACCCCCACGCCGCCGCCGGTCTCCTCCGGTGGCCTCGAGTCGGCCATCGCCTTCGCGCAGGCCCAGCTCGGTGAGTGGTACCAGTGGGGCGCCGCGGGCCCGGACCGCTGGGACTGCTCCGGCCTCACGATGATGGCCTTCCGTCAGGCGGGCATCTACCTGCCGCACTTCTCCGGCGCCCAGTACGACGCAGGGACGCCGATCCCGGTGGGCTCCGCGCGCCGCGGTGACCTCCTCTTCTGGACCAGCAACGGCCGCCCGTCCGGCATCCACCACGTCGCGATCTACCTCGGCAACGACCAGGTCATCGAGGCGCCGCACTCCGGCGCGCAGGTCCGCATCCGCTCGCTCGAGTACTGGTACCCGGACCTCGCGGTCCGGCTCTGA
- a CDS encoding zinc-dependent metalloprotease, whose protein sequence is MSEAAAEAAGEGQPQVVDWEYAVRLGTKFAGEGPVVSRAEADAAVAELRAGADRSTSLVAEFTGLVAPEDTAPVLVVDRGGWVQANADSFAVLLDPLMTKVSRGKEPGPMTRAVGGRIAGAELGLLLGFMGSKVLGQFDPFSPPAGRLLLVAPNVVHIERELEADPADFRLWVCLHEETHRVQFTAVPWMREHIRSQVQALSDTVDPSRMWQDVTAGIARMVKGEGGSLAELMSSPAQREIIDRVTGVMSLLEGHADVVMDGVGPEVIPSVADIRRKFTERRGGVGVLDKVLRRLLGLDAKMAQYRDGAVFVRHAVDTVGMEGFNAVWTSPETLPSRAEIHDPAAWVKRVHG, encoded by the coding sequence ATGAGTGAGGCAGCGGCGGAGGCCGCGGGCGAGGGGCAGCCGCAGGTCGTCGACTGGGAGTACGCCGTCAGGCTCGGCACGAAGTTCGCCGGCGAGGGGCCCGTCGTGTCGCGGGCCGAGGCGGACGCCGCCGTCGCTGAGCTGCGGGCGGGCGCCGACCGGTCGACGTCGCTCGTGGCCGAGTTCACCGGCCTGGTGGCGCCCGAGGACACCGCTCCGGTCCTCGTCGTCGACCGCGGTGGCTGGGTCCAGGCCAACGCCGACAGCTTCGCCGTGCTGCTCGACCCGCTCATGACCAAGGTCTCCCGCGGCAAGGAGCCCGGCCCGATGACGAGGGCGGTGGGTGGCCGGATCGCGGGCGCGGAGCTCGGCCTCCTGCTCGGCTTCATGGGCTCGAAGGTCCTCGGCCAGTTCGACCCGTTCTCGCCGCCGGCCGGCCGGCTGCTGCTGGTCGCCCCCAACGTGGTGCACATCGAGCGCGAGCTCGAGGCAGACCCGGCCGACTTCCGGCTCTGGGTCTGTCTGCACGAGGAGACCCACCGCGTGCAGTTCACGGCGGTTCCGTGGATGCGCGAGCACATCCGCTCCCAGGTGCAGGCGCTCTCGGACACCGTCGACCCGTCACGCATGTGGCAGGACGTCACCGCAGGCATCGCGCGCATGGTGAAGGGCGAGGGCGGCAGCCTGGCCGAGCTGATGAGCTCGCCCGCGCAGCGCGAGATCATCGACCGCGTCACCGGTGTCATGTCGCTCCTCGAGGGGCACGCCGACGTCGTCATGGACGGCGTCGGTCCGGAGGTGATCCCGTCGGTCGCCGACATCCGGCGCAAGTTCACCGAGCGCCGTGGCGGCGTCGGCGTCCTCGACAAGGTGCTGCGGCGCCTGCTCGGCCTCGACGCCAAGATGGCCCAGTACCGCGACGGAGCCGTCTTCGTGCGCCACGCGGTCGACACCGTCGGCATGGAGGGCTTCAACGCCGTCTGGACCTCGCCCGAGACCCTGCCATCCAGGGCCGAGATCCACGATCCCGCCGCCTGGGTGAAGCGCGTCCACGGCTGA
- a CDS encoding SDR family NAD(P)-dependent oxidoreductase produces the protein MTAPVYVVLGAGPGLGLSTARRFAEAGHRAVLLGQSVERAQPLADQLVAEGFEAEVDAVDLLDEADVRRAVAGVVERHGRVDVLHFNPSAWRERTVLELTVAELLDDVAFGAGALLPALQAAAPAMPDGGRVLVTGSQAADTPWSGAPTLGVQKAAVRNLVTSIDATMKERGVRAVAMQVNGMLAKEGPFGPDAVSAALFAAATRPAEGWTPHVSYDG, from the coding sequence ATGACCGCACCCGTGTACGTCGTCCTGGGCGCAGGCCCGGGCCTCGGCCTGTCCACCGCCCGCCGTTTCGCCGAGGCGGGCCACCGCGCCGTGCTGCTCGGCCAGTCCGTCGAGCGGGCCCAGCCGCTCGCCGACCAGCTCGTCGCGGAGGGGTTCGAGGCGGAGGTCGACGCTGTCGACCTCCTCGACGAGGCCGACGTACGCCGCGCCGTGGCCGGTGTGGTCGAGCGCCACGGCCGGGTCGACGTCCTGCACTTCAACCCCAGCGCGTGGCGCGAGCGCACCGTCCTGGAGCTGACGGTGGCCGAGCTGCTCGATGACGTCGCCTTCGGTGCCGGCGCGCTGCTGCCCGCGCTCCAGGCTGCGGCGCCCGCGATGCCCGACGGTGGCCGTGTGCTCGTCACCGGTTCGCAGGCCGCCGACACCCCGTGGTCCGGCGCGCCCACGCTCGGTGTCCAGAAGGCCGCTGTCCGCAACCTCGTGACCAGCATCGACGCGACGATGAAGGAGCGCGGGGTGCGCGCCGTCGCGATGCAGGTCAACGGCATGCTCGCCAAGGAGGGCCCCTTCGGCCCGGACGCCGTCTCCGCAGCGCTCTTCGCGGCAGCCACCCGTCCCGCCGAGGGGTGGACCCCGCACGTCTCCTACGACGGCTGA
- a CDS encoding ABC transporter ATP-binding protein: protein MLSLSSVSVAYPGVGRPALADVSLEVRTGEVLAVLGPSGCGKSTLLRAVAGLEPVSSGTVTWDGRDLAGVPTYKRGFALLFQDGQLFAHRTVGDNVGYPLRLRRTSRREVRMRVAELLELVGLSGYADRSPATLSGGERQRVALARALATSPRLLLLDEPLSALDLTLRERLAGDLREILRASGTTALFVTHDHEEAFTVADRMALLRAGHLVQQGTLDEVWRRPADVEAAAFLGYATVLTGAAAARVLATLPAGSGATSLEAASAVALRRSALRVDADGPLQGRVLEARLTPDTLRLSVDVAGVGVLDAVAPGGLADAPAVGAAVRLVADASRLALVPIV, encoded by the coding sequence GTGCTGTCGCTCTCGTCGGTCTCCGTGGCCTACCCCGGGGTGGGGCGCCCCGCGCTCGCCGACGTCTCGCTCGAGGTCCGCACCGGGGAGGTGCTCGCCGTGCTCGGGCCGTCGGGCTGCGGCAAGTCGACCCTGCTGCGCGCGGTCGCCGGCCTGGAGCCGGTCTCGTCGGGCACGGTCACCTGGGACGGGCGCGACCTGGCCGGCGTGCCGACGTACAAGCGAGGGTTCGCGCTGCTCTTCCAGGACGGCCAGCTCTTCGCCCACCGCACGGTCGGCGACAACGTCGGCTATCCGCTGCGCCTGCGTCGTACGTCGAGGCGCGAGGTGCGCATGCGGGTCGCGGAGCTGCTGGAGCTCGTCGGCCTCTCCGGGTACGCCGACCGCTCGCCGGCGACGCTGTCGGGCGGGGAGCGCCAGCGCGTCGCCCTGGCCCGCGCGCTCGCGACCTCGCCGCGGCTGCTGCTCCTCGACGAGCCGCTCTCGGCCCTCGACCTGACCCTGCGCGAGCGCCTCGCGGGCGACCTGCGCGAGATCCTGCGTGCGTCGGGCACGACGGCGCTCTTCGTCACGCACGACCACGAGGAGGCGTTCACCGTCGCGGACCGGATGGCGCTGCTGCGTGCGGGCCACCTCGTGCAGCAGGGCACGCTCGACGAGGTCTGGCGTCGTCCGGCCGACGTGGAGGCCGCCGCGTTCCTCGGCTACGCGACGGTCCTGACCGGCGCCGCGGCCGCCCGGGTGCTGGCCACCCTCCCCGCAGGCTCGGGCGCGACGAGCCTCGAGGCTGCGTCGGCGGTCGCGCTGCGGCGTTCCGCGCTGCGGGTCGACGCCGACGGGCCGCTGCAGGGGCGTGTGCTCGAGGCCCGGCTGACGCCCGACACGCTGCGGCTCTCCGTCGACGTCGCGGGCGTCGGGGTCCTGGACGCCGTCGCGCCCGGTGGTCTGGCGGACGCTCCCGCGGTGGGCGCTGCCGTCCGGCTGGTGGCGGATGCCTCACGGCTCGCGCTCGTGCCGATCGTGTGA
- the tilS gene encoding tRNA lysidine(34) synthetase TilS: MALHPAVAAVRLGVRRELQRRVPGDAVLVACSGGADSLALLAATLFEGHKLGLRVIGATVDHGLQDGSDAHASRVVEQMAAMGADETASARVHVENAGEGIEAAARRARYDVLEQMREHFGAAVVLLGHTRDDQAETVLLGLTRGSGGRSLAGMRRAFDHYVRPLLDVSRDDTVTACQVEGLEVWEDPHNEDLGFTRVRVRRLVLPLLEDELGPGVAATLARTADQVRDDVEALDALADDLFEVARARDDVATRGTAVRVDAGRVAGQHRALVSRVARLAALEAGAPSSELFSVHVDAVVSLLTEGGRGREIQLPGHVTAYRDGSDLAFRRTRS; the protein is encoded by the coding sequence ATGGCCCTGCACCCGGCGGTCGCGGCGGTGCGCCTCGGCGTACGCCGGGAGCTGCAGCGCCGGGTGCCGGGCGACGCCGTGCTCGTGGCCTGCTCGGGCGGAGCCGACTCGCTCGCTCTCCTGGCCGCGACGCTCTTCGAGGGGCACAAGCTGGGGCTGCGCGTCATCGGGGCGACCGTCGACCACGGCCTGCAGGACGGGTCGGATGCGCATGCGTCACGCGTGGTGGAGCAGATGGCCGCGATGGGCGCGGACGAGACCGCCTCGGCCCGGGTCCACGTCGAGAACGCCGGCGAGGGCATCGAGGCGGCCGCCCGCCGCGCGCGCTACGACGTCCTCGAGCAGATGCGCGAGCACTTCGGTGCCGCGGTGGTCCTGCTCGGCCACACCCGCGACGACCAGGCCGAGACCGTCCTCCTCGGGCTGACGCGGGGGAGTGGGGGGCGCAGCCTCGCCGGCATGCGCCGGGCGTTCGACCACTACGTGCGACCTCTCCTCGACGTCTCCCGCGACGACACCGTCACCGCGTGCCAGGTGGAGGGCCTGGAGGTGTGGGAGGACCCCCACAACGAGGACCTGGGCTTCACCCGGGTGCGCGTACGCCGGCTGGTGCTGCCACTTCTCGAGGACGAGCTGGGTCCCGGCGTCGCGGCGACCCTCGCCCGCACCGCTGACCAGGTCCGCGACGACGTCGAGGCGCTCGACGCCCTGGCTGACGACCTCTTCGAGGTCGCGCGTGCCCGCGACGACGTGGCGACCCGGGGCACTGCGGTGAGGGTCGACGCCGGGCGCGTGGCCGGGCAGCACCGCGCCCTGGTGAGCCGGGTGGCCCGGCTCGCGGCGCTGGAGGCGGGTGCGCCCTCGTCGGAGCTCTTCTCCGTGCACGTGGACGCAGTCGTGAGCCTGCTGACCGAGGGCGGTCGTGGTCGCGAGATCCAGCTGCCGGGGCACGTGACGGCCTATCGCGACGGCAGTGACCTCGCCTTCCGGCGTACCCGGTCCTGA
- a CDS encoding inorganic diphosphatase — translation MEFEVLVEIPKGSRNKYEVDHETGKIYLDRMLFTSTAYPEDYGYVIDTLADDGDPLDALVILDQPTFPGCHIPCRAIGMFRMTDEAGGDDKLLCVPAHDPRMAHLQDIGDVSEFDLLEIKHFFEVYKDLEPGKSVEGADWVGREEAEKEIAKSVERFKAAQANGGH, via the coding sequence CTGGAGTTCGAGGTCCTCGTCGAGATCCCCAAGGGCTCGCGTAACAAGTACGAGGTCGACCACGAGACCGGGAAGATCTACCTCGACCGGATGCTCTTCACGTCCACCGCGTACCCGGAGGACTACGGCTACGTCATCGACACGCTCGCCGACGACGGCGACCCGCTGGACGCGCTGGTCATCCTCGACCAGCCGACGTTCCCCGGCTGCCACATCCCGTGCCGCGCCATCGGCATGTTCCGCATGACCGACGAGGCCGGCGGCGACGACAAGCTCCTCTGCGTGCCCGCGCACGACCCGCGCATGGCGCACCTGCAGGACATCGGCGACGTCTCCGAGTTCGACCTGCTCGAGATCAAGCACTTCTTCGAGGTCTACAAGGACCTCGAGCCCGGCAAGTCCGTCGAGGGCGCTGACTGGGTGGGCCGCGAGGAGGCCGAGAAGGAGATCGCCAAGTCGGTCGAGCGCTTCAAGGCCGCGCAGGCCAACGGCGGCCACTGA
- a CDS encoding acyl-CoA dehydrogenase family protein, with the protein MATPTSKVSENGYVQPAVDVPALTRLLDGEHAAVRDKVRVALVEHAHLLEEAEELPREEFRDRVLETVVAMAGTGQTAYHFPKEYGGGGDFGATVAAFETTAFGDLSVLVKVGVQFGLFGGAVLNLGTKPHHDACLADIAAGRLLGCFAMTESGHGSNVQAIGTTATYDASTREFVIRTPDDASRKDYIGNAARHGRMAAVFAQLVVDGDEKGVHCLLVPIRDEAGQPMPGVRIGDCGHKMGLNGVDNGRLWFDDVRVPREALLNRFADVSEDGVYSSDIESPNRRFFTMLGTLVMGRVSVAGAGISASKVALAIATRYADRRRQFTADDDQPEQLLLDYGLHQRRLFPLLARTYALHFAQDGLRRHFDDVFSGRATSEQVRRDLESKAAGIKALGTWHATRTIQECREACGGAGYLSANRFAALKADTDVFTTFEGDNHVLLQLVAKGLLTDYSSEFGDMSQLDLVKFVAGMAVDQVVERTMAHRLIERLRDVLPGDDKWNQDSGLLDPAYHLDMLRFREEHMLAGAAKRLKRGIDSGMPAGEVFSRVQDHVIATANAHVERLVLESFIAVFATMPHGPNRVALGLLCDLFALTTIEADRGWFMEHNRLTTNRSKAISREINDLCRKLRPLAVDLVDAFGVPEELLRAEELLTWQ; encoded by the coding sequence ATGGCCACCCCAACGAGCAAGGTCTCAGAGAACGGCTACGTCCAGCCGGCCGTCGACGTCCCCGCCCTGACCCGCCTCCTCGACGGCGAGCACGCCGCAGTGCGCGACAAGGTCCGGGTGGCCCTCGTCGAGCACGCCCACCTCCTGGAGGAGGCCGAGGAGCTGCCGCGCGAGGAGTTCCGCGACCGGGTCCTCGAGACCGTGGTGGCGATGGCCGGCACCGGCCAGACGGCGTACCACTTCCCGAAGGAGTACGGCGGCGGTGGTGACTTCGGTGCGACCGTCGCGGCGTTCGAGACGACCGCCTTCGGCGACCTGAGCGTCCTGGTCAAGGTCGGCGTGCAGTTCGGCCTCTTCGGAGGCGCGGTGCTCAACCTCGGCACGAAGCCGCACCACGACGCCTGTCTCGCCGACATCGCGGCGGGCCGCCTCCTCGGCTGCTTCGCGATGACCGAGTCCGGCCACGGCTCCAACGTGCAGGCGATCGGCACCACGGCGACGTACGACGCGTCGACGCGCGAGTTCGTGATCCGCACCCCTGACGACGCGAGCCGCAAGGACTACATCGGCAACGCGGCCCGACACGGCCGGATGGCCGCCGTCTTCGCCCAGCTGGTCGTCGACGGCGACGAGAAGGGCGTCCACTGCCTCCTGGTCCCGATCCGCGACGAGGCGGGGCAGCCGATGCCCGGGGTCCGCATCGGCGACTGCGGCCACAAGATGGGCCTCAACGGTGTCGACAACGGCCGGCTCTGGTTCGACGACGTCCGGGTGCCGCGCGAGGCGCTGCTCAACCGCTTCGCCGACGTCTCCGAGGACGGCGTCTACTCCAGTGACATCGAGAGCCCGAACCGTCGCTTCTTCACCATGCTCGGCACGCTCGTCATGGGCCGGGTCAGCGTGGCCGGTGCGGGCATCTCCGCGAGCAAGGTGGCTCTCGCGATCGCGACGCGCTACGCCGACCGTCGTCGTCAGTTCACCGCCGACGACGACCAGCCCGAGCAGCTCCTGCTCGACTACGGCCTGCACCAGCGGCGACTGTTCCCGCTGCTGGCCCGCACCTACGCGCTCCACTTCGCGCAGGACGGGCTGCGCCGCCACTTCGACGACGTCTTCTCGGGGCGGGCCACGTCCGAGCAGGTCCGCCGTGACCTCGAGTCCAAGGCCGCCGGCATCAAGGCCCTCGGCACCTGGCACGCCACCCGGACGATCCAGGAGTGCCGCGAGGCGTGCGGCGGTGCGGGCTACCTCTCGGCCAACCGGTTCGCGGCGCTGAAGGCGGACACCGACGTCTTCACGACGTTCGAGGGCGACAACCACGTCCTGCTGCAGCTGGTGGCCAAGGGCCTGCTCACCGACTACTCCAGCGAGTTCGGCGACATGAGCCAGCTCGACCTGGTCAAGTTCGTGGCCGGCATGGCGGTGGACCAGGTCGTCGAGCGCACGATGGCGCACCGGCTGATCGAGCGCCTGCGCGACGTGCTGCCCGGCGACGACAAGTGGAACCAGGACTCCGGGCTGCTGGACCCGGCGTACCACCTCGACATGCTGCGCTTCCGCGAGGAGCACATGCTCGCGGGCGCCGCCAAGCGCCTCAAGCGCGGCATCGACAGCGGCATGCCGGCGGGCGAGGTCTTCTCGCGCGTGCAGGACCACGTGATCGCGACCGCGAACGCCCACGTCGAGCGGCTCGTGCTCGAGTCGTTCATCGCGGTCTTCGCCACGATGCCGCACGGTCCCAACCGGGTGGCGCTCGGGCTGCTCTGCGACCTGTTCGCGCTCACCACGATCGAGGCCGACCGCGGCTGGTTCATGGAGCACAACCGGCTCACGACCAACCGGTCGAAGGCGATCAGCCGCGAGATCAACGACCTGTGTCGCAAGCTCCGGCCGCTCGCCGTCGACCTGGTCGACGCCTTCGGCGTACCGGAGGAGCTGCTGCGGGCCGAAGAGCTGCTGACCTGGCAGTGA
- a CDS encoding phosphatase PAP2 family protein, translating into MHRRAYVLLIGVATMMGALALITALALDKKLVDPDGFLGPSWLRLPLLVGGALLLDMLPRVLWHSRLKPALMWPIVRDRWTSHWNRERLTLVLMGLICFYVTYVSYRNLKSFLPEVMGLDRDYDRPLHEIDRFLFFGHEPAIVLHDLLGTSFVAYFLSYIYLWFLPLVPLALAAWLVWSRNISFGYWFATSQVLAWTLGTASYYLVPSVGPGFEYSWLYDNLDNTPASQLMNSLYNGRESVLRWGADVDAVQSVAAFASLHCAITLLVALMVQYTIKTRWVHWVGWVNFGITVVATLYFGWHYVSDDVAGIVIALLSFYLGGLASGQKFDRHGLSSHPTTTSSIVPVDDD; encoded by the coding sequence GTGCATCGCCGGGCCTACGTACTCCTCATCGGCGTCGCGACGATGATGGGCGCCCTTGCGCTGATCACGGCGCTGGCGCTGGACAAGAAGCTGGTCGACCCCGATGGCTTCCTCGGCCCGTCGTGGCTGCGCCTGCCGTTGCTGGTCGGCGGTGCCCTCCTGCTCGACATGCTTCCGCGCGTGCTCTGGCACTCGAGGCTGAAGCCGGCGCTGATGTGGCCGATCGTCCGTGACCGCTGGACCTCCCACTGGAACCGCGAGCGCCTGACGCTCGTCCTGATGGGACTCATCTGCTTCTACGTCACCTACGTGAGCTACCGGAACCTCAAGTCGTTCCTGCCCGAGGTGATGGGCCTGGACCGCGACTACGACCGGCCGCTGCACGAGATCGACCGCTTCCTCTTCTTCGGCCACGAGCCGGCGATCGTCCTCCACGACCTGCTGGGCACCAGCTTCGTGGCGTACTTCCTCTCCTACATCTACCTGTGGTTCCTGCCGCTGGTGCCGCTGGCGCTGGCCGCGTGGCTGGTGTGGTCGCGCAACATCAGCTTCGGCTACTGGTTCGCGACCTCGCAGGTCCTGGCGTGGACGCTCGGCACGGCGTCGTACTACCTGGTCCCGTCGGTCGGACCCGGCTTCGAGTACTCCTGGCTCTACGACAACCTCGACAACACGCCCGCGAGCCAGCTGATGAACTCGCTCTACAACGGACGCGAGTCGGTCCTGCGCTGGGGTGCGGACGTCGATGCGGTGCAGTCCGTGGCGGCGTTCGCCTCGCTGCACTGCGCGATCACGCTCCTGGTGGCGCTGATGGTCCAGTACACGATCAAGACGCGCTGGGTGCACTGGGTCGGGTGGGTCAACTTCGGCATCACCGTCGTCGCGACGCTCTACTTCGGCTGGCACTACGTCTCCGACGACGTCGCCGGCATCGTGATCGCGCTGCTCTCCTTCTACCTGGGAGGACTCGCCTCCGGTCAGAAGTTCGACCGCCACGGCCTCTCGTCGCACCCGACGACCACCTCGTCGATCGTGCCGGTCGACGACGACTGA
- the hpt gene encoding hypoxanthine phosphoribosyltransferase, with translation MESAHVEGDLVNILFTEEQIQAKLAEMARKIEADYDGEDLLVVGVLKGAVMVMADMARALNRHVEMDWMAVSSYGSGTKSSGVVRILKDLDTDIAGKHVLIVDEIIDTGLTLSWLVTNLASRGPKSVEIATLLRKPDALSMPVEVKYVGWDIANEFVVGYGLDYDEKYRNLREIGTLAPHVYS, from the coding sequence ATGGAATCCGCGCACGTCGAAGGCGACCTGGTCAACATCCTCTTCACCGAGGAGCAGATCCAGGCGAAGCTCGCCGAGATGGCCCGGAAGATCGAGGCCGACTACGACGGTGAGGACCTGCTCGTCGTCGGTGTCCTCAAGGGCGCGGTCATGGTGATGGCCGACATGGCCCGTGCACTCAACCGCCACGTCGAGATGGACTGGATGGCGGTCAGCTCCTACGGCTCCGGCACCAAGTCCTCCGGCGTCGTGCGGATCCTCAAGGACCTCGACACCGACATCGCCGGCAAGCACGTGCTGATCGTCGACGAGATCATCGACACCGGCCTCACGCTGAGCTGGCTGGTGACCAACCTCGCGAGCCGCGGTCCGAAGTCGGTGGAGATCGCCACCCTGCTCCGCAAGCCGGACGCGCTCTCGATGCCGGTCGAGGTGAAGTACGTGGGCTGGGACATCGCCAACGAGTTCGTCGTCGGCTACGGCCTCGACTACGACGAGAAGTACCGCAACCTCCGCGAGATCGGCACGCTCGCTCCGCACGTGTACTCCTGA
- the dacB gene encoding D-alanyl-D-alanine carboxypeptidase/D-alanyl-D-alanine endopeptidase has translation MARDASSARSRPSRWGVWGPVVLVLAVVAGAFASFQYDVPRRLGWGDRAGAPALVAPPSGVTLPDPAAPSPVADPLVATTTDPASIKAVLAPALRNKDLGRHVVMAVADARGHVLFRGGTSPLTAAAVPASTTKLLTTTAALSALGPATRFRTKVVAGPAAGQVVLVGGGDPYLRATPEDDDDSTPAPADLQTLARQTASALKKQGTTRVRLGYDDSLFSGPGVNPHWDPTDVGAGYAAPITALWSDQGHPEGGPVTVPDPSFDAAQRFARSLKAAGIKVAGAPRRTTAAAGATELAGMDSARLDDIVDEVLATSDNEGAELLAHQVGVKEGFGGTFEGGLEGVTKVLAGLGVHLEAADRVFDGSGLSPATRLTPDTLIHVLALAVDPAHPELRTVDTALPVAGFTGSLADRFSHGPVAGRGRAAAKTGTLTGVHALAGVAVTPDGETLLFAVMADQVKPEKALDARQALDVIVSTLASCICS, from the coding sequence GTGGCACGAGACGCCTCCAGCGCCCGCTCCCGACCCTCGCGGTGGGGCGTCTGGGGCCCGGTGGTCCTCGTGCTCGCGGTGGTCGCGGGGGCCTTCGCCTCCTTCCAGTACGACGTCCCGCGCCGCCTCGGCTGGGGCGACCGTGCGGGCGCGCCGGCGCTCGTCGCACCGCCGAGCGGTGTCACGCTGCCCGACCCGGCAGCGCCGTCACCGGTCGCCGACCCGCTCGTGGCGACCACGACGGACCCGGCCAGCATCAAGGCGGTGCTCGCCCCTGCGCTCCGCAACAAGGACCTCGGCCGGCACGTGGTGATGGCCGTGGCCGACGCCCGCGGCCACGTCCTCTTCCGCGGGGGCACCTCGCCGCTGACGGCCGCAGCCGTGCCGGCGTCGACGACCAAGCTGCTCACCACCACCGCGGCCCTCTCCGCCCTCGGGCCGGCGACCCGCTTCCGCACGAAGGTCGTGGCGGGCCCGGCAGCCGGGCAGGTCGTCCTGGTCGGTGGTGGAGACCCCTACCTGAGGGCGACCCCTGAGGACGACGACGACAGCACGCCGGCACCTGCCGACCTGCAGACCCTGGCCCGGCAGACCGCTTCCGCGCTGAAGAAGCAGGGCACCACGCGTGTCCGCCTGGGCTACGACGACTCGCTCTTCTCCGGCCCCGGCGTCAACCCGCACTGGGACCCGACCGACGTCGGCGCCGGCTACGCCGCCCCGATCACGGCCCTGTGGTCCGACCAGGGCCACCCCGAGGGCGGGCCGGTGACCGTGCCTGACCCGTCGTTCGACGCGGCACAGCGGTTCGCCCGCTCGCTCAAGGCGGCCGGCATCAAGGTGGCCGGCGCGCCGCGTCGTACGACGGCCGCGGCCGGTGCCACCGAGCTCGCCGGCATGGACAGTGCCCGTCTGGACGACATCGTCGACGAGGTGCTGGCGACCAGCGACAACGAGGGTGCCGAGCTGCTGGCCCACCAGGTCGGCGTGAAGGAAGGGTTCGGCGGCACGTTCGAGGGCGGTCTGGAGGGCGTCACGAAGGTGCTGGCCGGGCTCGGGGTCCACCTCGAGGCGGCGGACCGCGTCTTCGACGGCTCCGGCCTCTCGCCTGCCACACGGCTGACTCCCGACACGCTCATCCACGTGCTCGCCCTGGCCGTCGACCCGGCCCACCCCGAGCTGCGCACCGTCGACACCGCCCTGCCGGTGGCCGGCTTCACCGGCTCGCTGGCCGACCGCTTCTCCCATGGTCCGGTGGCCGGCCGCGGGCGCGCTGCCGCCAAGACCGGCACGCTCACGGGTGTGCACGCCCTCGCCGGCGTCGCGGTCACTCCGGACGGGGAGACGCTGCTGTTCGCGGTCATGGCGGACCAGGTGAAGCCGGAGAAGGCGCTCGATGCGCGACAGGCGCTCGACGTCATCGTCTCCACGCTCGCGTCCTGCATCTGCAGCTGA